A DNA window from Cobetia marina contains the following coding sequences:
- a CDS encoding NADH:flavin oxidoreductase — translation MAQDPLLTPFTLKHLTLKNRLMMTSHEPAYPEDGMPKARYRAYHEERARAGIALTMTAGSASVARDSPPVFNNILAWRDEVVPWLSELTDACHEHGTAVMIQLTHLGRRTRWDKADWLPAVSASHRREAAHRAFPKRVEDWDIRRLIQDYADAAERMKAAGLDGIELQAYGHLMDQFWSPLTNTLEGPYGGSLENRLRFTMEVLSAIRARVGNEFIVGVRYTGDECLSGGLDASDGLAVSRLLRDSGQIDFLNVVRGHIDTDAGLTDVIPIQGMASAPHLDFAGQIREAMDFPTFHGAKIQDIATARHAIATGKVDMVGMTRAHMADPHIVRKLLAGKEEDIRPCVGANYCLDRIYQGGSAYCIHNAATGRELEQPHDIAPAEVARKVVIIGAGPAGLEAARVAGERGHQVVVLEAADQPGGQIRLTAQSERRREMIGIIDWRISRCEALGVEIRYNVFAEADDVLAEQPDVVIVATGGYPEEDMPQVGSELVVSSWDILSGHVTPGRNVLLFDDAGDHAALQAAEMIANTGARLEMMTPDRTFAPEIMAMNLVPYMRSLQRLAVTFTPTYRLGGVSRGEEGQLIAHIGSDYLDDAVAQGKGTGAYADQRIVDQVVVNYGARPMEDLYFELKPHSRNGGAVDYDALIEGLAQPADGPSPEHTERSADGKFQLYRIGDAVATRNTHAAIYDALRLMKVV, via the coding sequence ATGGCTCAGGATCCGCTGCTCACACCGTTCACGCTCAAGCACCTCACCCTCAAGAATCGCTTGATGATGACCTCCCACGAGCCCGCCTATCCCGAAGATGGCATGCCCAAGGCACGTTATCGCGCCTATCACGAGGAGCGTGCGCGCGCCGGTATCGCCTTGACCATGACAGCAGGCTCCGCCTCGGTCGCCCGAGATAGTCCGCCGGTGTTCAACAATATTCTCGCCTGGCGTGATGAGGTGGTGCCCTGGCTGAGCGAGCTGACCGATGCCTGCCATGAGCACGGTACCGCAGTGATGATCCAGCTCACCCACCTGGGGCGTCGTACGCGTTGGGACAAGGCCGACTGGCTACCTGCCGTGTCGGCGTCGCATCGTCGCGAGGCGGCTCATCGCGCCTTTCCCAAGCGGGTCGAGGACTGGGACATCAGGCGCCTGATCCAGGACTATGCGGACGCCGCAGAACGCATGAAAGCGGCGGGTCTTGATGGTATCGAGCTGCAGGCCTACGGGCATCTGATGGATCAGTTCTGGTCACCACTGACCAACACCCTGGAGGGGCCCTATGGCGGCAGTCTCGAGAATCGACTGCGCTTCACCATGGAAGTGTTGAGCGCGATTCGTGCCCGGGTGGGCAACGAGTTCATCGTCGGGGTGCGCTACACCGGGGATGAATGCCTGAGTGGCGGTCTGGATGCCAGTGATGGCCTTGCGGTCTCGCGTCTGCTGCGCGATAGCGGACAGATCGATTTTCTCAATGTGGTACGTGGCCATATCGATACTGATGCTGGGCTCACCGATGTCATCCCGATCCAGGGCATGGCCAGTGCGCCGCATCTGGACTTCGCGGGACAGATTCGTGAGGCGATGGATTTCCCGACCTTCCATGGTGCCAAGATTCAGGACATCGCCACCGCGCGCCATGCCATCGCCACCGGCAAGGTCGACATGGTCGGCATGACGCGTGCCCACATGGCGGACCCGCATATCGTGCGCAAGCTGTTGGCCGGCAAGGAAGAGGATATTCGCCCCTGTGTCGGGGCCAACTATTGTCTCGATCGCATCTATCAGGGCGGATCGGCCTACTGCATCCACAACGCCGCCACCGGGCGTGAACTGGAGCAGCCGCATGACATCGCACCGGCCGAGGTCGCCAGGAAGGTGGTGATCATCGGGGCGGGACCGGCAGGGCTTGAGGCGGCACGTGTCGCCGGTGAGCGCGGCCATCAGGTGGTGGTGCTGGAAGCGGCGGATCAACCCGGTGGCCAGATTCGCCTGACCGCGCAGAGCGAGCGGCGTCGCGAGATGATCGGCATCATCGATTGGCGCATCAGTCGCTGCGAGGCGCTGGGCGTCGAGATTCGCTACAACGTCTTCGCCGAGGCCGATGACGTGCTGGCGGAGCAGCCGGATGTGGTCATCGTCGCCACGGGCGGCTACCCCGAGGAAGACATGCCGCAGGTCGGCAGTGAGCTGGTCGTCTCCAGCTGGGACATTCTCTCCGGCCATGTCACGCCTGGCCGCAACGTGCTGCTGTTTGATGATGCGGGAGACCACGCCGCACTCCAGGCCGCCGAGATGATCGCCAACACCGGAGCCAGGCTCGAGATGATGACGCCAGATCGCACCTTCGCGCCAGAAATCATGGCCATGAACCTGGTGCCTTACATGCGCAGTCTGCAACGTCTCGCCGTCACCTTCACGCCGACCTATCGCCTCGGCGGTGTCTCGCGCGGTGAGGAGGGCCAGTTGATCGCCCATATCGGCAGTGATTATCTGGATGACGCCGTAGCACAGGGCAAGGGCACCGGTGCCTACGCGGATCAGCGAATCGTCGATCAGGTAGTCGTCAACTACGGCGCCCGCCCGATGGAAGATCTCTACTTCGAACTCAAACCCCACTCGCGCAATGGCGGGGCAGTGGACTATGACGCCTTGATCGAAGGACTCGCCCAGCCTGCAGACGGCCCAAGTCCAGAGCACACCGAGCGCTCAGCAGACGGCAAGTTCCAGCTCTACCGCATCGGCGATGCCGTCGCGACCCGCAATACCCACGCAGCAATCTATGACGCGCTGAGGCTGATGAAGGTTGTGTGA
- a CDS encoding TetR/AcrR family transcriptional regulator translates to MSETTATRPESASVRTEGRGKAEDWLEAAYQQLLLGGVDSVRVLTLAKTLGLSRTSFYWSFKDRDALLAALLARWDAHNTARLIGRCEQYAATVVEAMLNVFDCWLDESLFDSRFELAIRNWGLQNEDVAAVVDQADQTRIQALTAMLMRHGQSESQADVRARTIYLTQIGYLSMRTRESVAERIGRVADYVEIFVGEPCQPHELARFAARHPG, encoded by the coding sequence ATGTCAGAGACCACCGCCACACGACCCGAGAGTGCGAGCGTCAGAACGGAAGGACGTGGCAAGGCCGAGGATTGGCTGGAGGCCGCCTATCAGCAGCTGTTGCTCGGTGGCGTGGACTCGGTACGCGTTCTGACGCTGGCCAAGACATTGGGGCTGTCTCGCACTAGCTTCTACTGGAGCTTCAAGGACCGCGATGCCCTGCTCGCCGCCTTGCTCGCCCGTTGGGATGCCCACAATACCGCCAGGCTGATCGGGCGCTGCGAGCAATACGCCGCCACGGTGGTGGAGGCCATGCTCAATGTCTTCGATTGCTGGCTGGATGAGTCGCTGTTCGACTCTCGCTTTGAGCTGGCGATCCGCAACTGGGGCTTGCAGAACGAGGACGTTGCCGCCGTCGTCGACCAGGCGGATCAGACACGCATTCAGGCACTGACCGCGATGCTGATGCGTCATGGCCAGTCCGAATCCCAGGCCGATGTCCGAGCGCGCACCATCTACCTGACCCAGATCGGCTACCTCTCGATGCGCACCCGGGAAAGCGTCGCGGAGCGCATCGGGCGCGTCGCTGACTATGTGGAAATCTTCGTGGGTGAACCCTGCCAGCCACATGAACTGGCGCGCTTCGCGGCGCGTCATCCAGGCTGA
- a CDS encoding methyl-accepting chemotaxis protein: MMTTRRRLARASVGSKLALLVLGLMMVAFIVLGLVFSTASKHQVEEGTERALAQQQQQITNTIELFDTTMQASVTRMLNAFLATIPDNFTRIETRRLPIGQRDAPALLNAGFMLNDQSGYLADFAKRTGAPVSFFVRDGDDFVRIATTLKTEDGSSLLGLTLSGGVKEALNAGQPYTGMLYLAGHHYMTRYRPITDFNDNVIGASFIGVDIGAQIDELYATITSIQLHDKDFSLVASTAAEQRGQVLTEGPWQGRSLTDFKDEAGRSAMAPLFAADSGQFEYHLAGEDSSRITRFQHYPAWNWVVATTIDKDEVTAGITRLRNQVFGLALLLALSVAAILYFLERRLISRPLDALVKLAQALARGDLSQRITSQRQDEIGKLTDAMNSIGEDLSRVVGQVRTTTVAVNQAAGEIAQGNEELSARTEQSASSLQETSASMEEITTTVQHSADSAQQASQLVNSTSEQARRGNEDMNRAQASMEDINRSAERINEIISLIDGIAFQTNILALNASVEAARAGEHGRGFAVVAQEVRTLATRSSDASREIRGLIDESISHTQQGVAQVKDASHAMAEILSSVERVNDMIAEISAGAREQSAGVGQVNTAVSELDAMTQQNTTLVNQVSGAARSMSAQAQSLESLMSGFKVAGGHDGANPHMSDANASPRQESAAFHRATQSPRDSRLREEEEWEAF, encoded by the coding sequence ATGATGACAACAAGAAGGCGACTGGCCCGCGCCAGCGTCGGCAGCAAGTTGGCCTTGCTGGTGCTGGGGTTGATGATGGTGGCCTTCATCGTGCTGGGACTGGTGTTCTCCACCGCCAGCAAGCATCAGGTGGAAGAGGGCACGGAGCGTGCCCTTGCCCAGCAGCAGCAACAGATCACCAATACCATCGAACTGTTCGATACCACCATGCAGGCCAGCGTGACGCGCATGCTCAATGCCTTCCTGGCCACCATCCCGGACAATTTCACGCGGATAGAGACTCGCCGCCTGCCGATCGGTCAGCGAGATGCACCGGCGCTGCTCAATGCCGGTTTCATGCTCAATGATCAATCCGGCTATCTGGCCGATTTTGCCAAGCGCACCGGAGCCCCGGTCAGTTTCTTCGTGCGCGATGGTGATGATTTCGTGCGCATCGCCACCACGCTCAAGACCGAGGATGGCTCGAGCCTGCTCGGGCTGACGCTGAGTGGTGGGGTCAAGGAAGCGCTGAATGCCGGCCAGCCCTATACCGGCATGCTCTATCTCGCCGGCCATCACTACATGACCCGCTATCGCCCGATCACCGACTTCAATGACAACGTCATCGGAGCCTCCTTCATCGGAGTGGATATCGGAGCGCAGATCGATGAGCTCTACGCCACCATCACCAGCATCCAGTTGCATGACAAGGATTTCAGTCTGGTGGCCAGCACGGCGGCTGAGCAACGTGGGCAGGTATTGACCGAGGGGCCGTGGCAGGGCCGTTCATTGACGGACTTCAAGGATGAGGCGGGCCGGTCGGCCATGGCGCCGCTGTTTGCCGCCGATAGTGGCCAGTTTGAATATCACCTGGCAGGCGAGGACAGCTCACGCATCACTCGCTTCCAGCACTACCCGGCATGGAACTGGGTCGTGGCCACCACCATCGACAAGGACGAGGTGACCGCTGGCATCACCCGTCTTCGCAATCAGGTCTTCGGCCTGGCGTTGCTGCTGGCGCTCTCGGTGGCCGCCATACTCTATTTCCTTGAGCGTCGCTTGATCAGTCGCCCGCTCGATGCCCTGGTCAAACTGGCTCAGGCACTGGCGCGTGGGGATCTTTCCCAGCGCATCACGAGCCAGCGTCAGGACGAGATCGGCAAGCTGACGGACGCCATGAACAGTATCGGTGAGGACCTGAGCCGCGTGGTCGGTCAGGTCCGGACGACCACCGTTGCCGTCAATCAGGCCGCCGGGGAGATCGCCCAGGGCAACGAGGAGCTGTCGGCCCGCACCGAGCAGTCGGCGTCGAGTCTGCAGGAAACCTCCGCCTCGATGGAGGAGATCACCACGACCGTGCAGCACAGTGCCGATTCCGCTCAGCAGGCCAGCCAGCTGGTCAACTCGACCTCGGAACAGGCGCGCCGTGGCAACGAGGACATGAACAGGGCGCAGGCGAGCATGGAAGACATCAATCGCTCTGCCGAACGCATCAACGAGATCATCAGCCTGATCGACGGCATCGCCTTCCAGACCAATATCCTGGCGCTCAATGCGTCGGTGGAGGCTGCGCGGGCCGGCGAGCATGGGCGTGGCTTTGCGGTGGTGGCCCAGGAAGTGCGAACGCTGGCGACACGCTCCAGCGATGCCTCTCGTGAGATTCGCGGTCTGATCGATGAGTCCATCTCCCACACGCAGCAGGGTGTGGCACAGGTGAAGGACGCCAGTCATGCGATGGCCGAGATTCTGTCGAGCGTCGAGCGTGTCAACGACATGATCGCCGAGATCAGCGCCGGTGCCCGTGAGCAGAGTGCCGGGGTCGGTCAGGTGAATACGGCGGTCAGCGAGCTGGATGCGATGACCCAGCAGAACACCACCTTGGTCAATCAGGTCAGTGGCGCGGCGCGCAGCATGAGTGCTCAGGCACAGTCGCTGGAGTCGTTGATGTCAGGCTTCAAGGTGGCTGGCGGGCATGATGGGGCGAACCCGCACATGTCTGATGCAAACGCTTCTCCCCGACAGGAGAGTGCGGCGTTTCATCGGGCAACGCAGTCGCCGCGTGATTCGCGATTGCGTGAGGAAGAGGAATGGGAGGCCTTCTGA
- a CDS encoding urate hydroxylase PuuD — MSAYLLDWAMLLTRWLHVMAGIAWIGASFFFIWFDNRRQPARHALDGRPGGELWAVHGGGLYHLFRHDGVSETLPSEIHWFKWEAYVTWLSGMGLFTLIYLLQPQAYLIDPRVFEMSGSMAVGSALGLLLAGWLGYEALCRSPLKRSAAALFVAVGVWLTLAAWFATELFSGRAAFLLMGALMGSIMAGNVFNVIIPGQKALLAAAQRGETPDPIHGQRAKQRSVHNTFITLPAVLMMISNHYPLLYANDYRLGVILLLLVTGGLIRIATVDHHKGVKRRWVPVGAVAALIGVIVLCAPRAQPVPATAESAASSPSVAASNTADNAVMGENEALREKVHHIVEQRCAGCHSDSPTLIGLTAPAAGVAFNGWEDIQRQALRIHQRTVVDKSMPLANMTQMTDAERQMLDDWWQATR; from the coding sequence ATGAGCGCATATCTCCTCGATTGGGCAATGCTGCTGACACGTTGGCTGCATGTCATGGCGGGTATCGCCTGGATTGGCGCCTCGTTCTTCTTCATCTGGTTCGACAATCGCCGCCAGCCTGCCCGTCATGCCCTCGATGGTCGTCCGGGGGGCGAGCTCTGGGCAGTGCACGGCGGTGGCCTCTACCATCTGTTTCGCCATGACGGCGTCAGTGAGACGCTGCCCAGCGAGATCCACTGGTTCAAGTGGGAGGCCTACGTCACCTGGCTGTCCGGGATGGGGCTGTTCACGCTGATCTACCTGCTGCAGCCGCAGGCCTATCTGATTGATCCGCGCGTGTTCGAGATGAGCGGCAGCATGGCCGTCGGTAGCGCACTGGGACTGCTCCTCGCAGGCTGGCTGGGCTACGAGGCGCTGTGTCGCAGCCCCCTCAAGCGCAGCGCTGCGGCGCTGTTCGTCGCGGTCGGTGTCTGGCTGACGCTGGCGGCCTGGTTCGCGACAGAGCTGTTCTCCGGGCGTGCTGCCTTCCTGCTGATGGGCGCGCTGATGGGCAGCATCATGGCGGGCAATGTCTTCAACGTGATCATCCCGGGTCAGAAGGCGCTGCTTGCCGCCGCGCAGCGTGGCGAGACCCCGGACCCGATCCACGGTCAGCGCGCCAAGCAGCGCTCGGTGCACAACACCTTCATCACGCTGCCGGCGGTCCTGATGATGATCAGCAACCATTACCCGCTCCTGTACGCCAATGACTATCGTCTCGGCGTCATCCTGCTGCTGCTGGTGACGGGGGGGCTGATTCGCATCGCCACGGTGGATCACCACAAGGGTGTCAAGCGACGTTGGGTGCCGGTGGGAGCCGTAGCGGCGCTGATCGGCGTGATCGTGCTGTGTGCACCACGCGCTCAGCCCGTTCCGGCAACGGCCGAAAGCGCCGCGTCTTCACCGTCCGTGGCGGCCAGCAACACCGCTGACAATGCGGTGATGGGCGAGAATGAGGCTCTGCGCGAGAAGGTCCACCATATCGTCGAGCAACGCTGCGCCGGCTGTCACAGTGATTCGCCGACGCTGATCGGGCTTACCGCGCCGGCGGCAGGGGTCGCCTTCAATGGCTGGGAGGACATCCAGCGTCAGGCACTGCGCATCCACCAGCGCACGGTGGTCGACAAGAGCATGCCGCTGGCCAACATGACCCAGATGACCGATGCCGAGCGTCAGATGCTGGACGACTGGTGGCAGGCGACACGCTGA
- the uraH gene encoding hydroxyisourate hydrolase, with protein sequence MPRLTTHVLNQAEGIAASGVTILLERQDAQGNFQQIARSITNQDGRVEAPLLENAPSSDDDHSGVYRLTFQIGDYFAGRPVGKGMLGRVPVEFTLEANGHYHIPLLVTPWAYSVYRGS encoded by the coding sequence GTGCCCAGACTTACCACGCATGTGCTCAACCAGGCTGAAGGCATCGCCGCCAGTGGCGTCACCATTCTCCTGGAGCGCCAGGATGCGCAGGGCAACTTCCAGCAGATTGCCCGAAGCATCACCAATCAGGATGGCCGTGTCGAGGCGCCATTGCTGGAGAACGCACCATCGAGTGACGACGATCACTCCGGCGTCTACCGCCTGACGTTCCAGATAGGGGACTACTTTGCCGGGCGTCCGGTGGGCAAGGGCATGCTCGGGCGGGTGCCGGTCGAGTTCACGCTGGAGGCCAACGGCCACTATCACATTCCGCTGCTGGTCACTCCGTGGGCCTACAGCGTCTACCGCGGCAGCTAA
- the uraD gene encoding 2-oxo-4-hydroxy-4-carboxy-5-ureidoimidazoline decarboxylase: MPIETPMEYLAMLDTLNALPPEALARRLSGLYEHSDWVVERAAAERPFASTEALLSACAEAVRRASETERRQLIDAHPELAAGKLESLTPASQGEQRGAGLDQLDDATRERFLKANADYQARHGIPFIICVKGHSASSILAELERRLPQSTETEFQEALNQIDAIAAVRLPGLLEAS, from the coding sequence ATGCCAATCGAAACCCCGATGGAATATCTGGCAATGCTGGACACCCTCAACGCCCTGCCACCAGAAGCGCTTGCTCGTCGCTTGAGCGGCCTCTATGAGCACTCCGACTGGGTAGTGGAACGCGCCGCTGCAGAGCGCCCCTTTGCCAGTACCGAAGCCCTGCTGAGCGCCTGTGCCGAGGCGGTACGCCGAGCAAGCGAGACCGAGCGCCGCCAGTTGATCGACGCCCACCCGGAATTGGCGGCCGGCAAGCTTGAGAGTCTGACGCCCGCCTCTCAAGGCGAACAGCGTGGCGCGGGGCTGGACCAGCTCGATGACGCCACCCGCGAACGCTTCCTCAAGGCCAACGCCGACTATCAGGCCCGTCACGGAATCCCCTTCATCATCTGCGTGAAGGGCCATAGCGCCTCAAGCATCCTCGCCGAACTGGAACGACGTCTGCCGCAATCCACCGAGACGGAATTTCAGGAAGCCCTGAATCAGATCGATGCCATTGCCGCAGTGCGACTGCCGGGCCTGCTGGAAGCGAGCTAG
- a CDS encoding allantoate amidohydrolase — protein MTIDVSRARTTAGIAPLETAADVLAACDALAAISRSDSGIDRRYLTPEHAAANATTAAWLKAAGLHSWQDGAGNQWGRWCPKTLSSESEAPRLVIGSHLDSVPDAGRYDGILGVLLGVAALTHFQQRAEREGAGLPFALEVVGFGDEEGTRFGATLLGSHAIAGSWQPGWELLEDEEGISLGEALTAFGLSGQSAASASLQATPPLGYLEVHIEQGPVLEAENLALGTVTGIAGARRFAVNFAGQAGHAGTTPMALRQDALCAAAEWTLAVETLAREVQTGKRADMPDHSLVATVGCCELRPGAVNVIPGAAALSLDIRALDDAQRDRALEELLQQAHQIAERRGVTFRCEQTHAANAVACDEGLMQAVDLGIAATGQAPFRLPSGAGHDAMAVSHLCPVGMLFLRCERGISHHPAEAVTEADVARALAALIASIEAVAARYSC, from the coding sequence ATGACCATTGATGTGTCCCGAGCGCGCACGACAGCGGGCATCGCCCCGCTGGAAACGGCGGCGGACGTGCTGGCAGCCTGCGATGCCCTGGCGGCGATTTCACGCAGTGACAGCGGGATCGATCGCCGTTATCTGACGCCTGAGCATGCAGCGGCCAATGCCACCACGGCGGCCTGGCTCAAGGCGGCAGGACTTCACAGCTGGCAGGACGGGGCGGGCAATCAGTGGGGGCGATGGTGCCCGAAAACGCTCTCCAGCGAGAGCGAGGCGCCGCGGCTGGTGATCGGCTCCCATCTGGACAGCGTACCGGACGCCGGTCGTTATGACGGGATTCTGGGCGTGCTTCTGGGCGTCGCGGCGCTGACCCACTTCCAGCAGCGTGCTGAACGGGAGGGTGCCGGCTTGCCGTTTGCGCTCGAGGTGGTCGGCTTTGGCGATGAGGAAGGCACGCGCTTCGGCGCGACCCTGCTCGGCAGCCATGCCATCGCGGGCAGCTGGCAACCGGGATGGGAGCTTCTGGAAGATGAGGAGGGTATCAGCCTGGGGGAGGCGCTGACCGCCTTCGGGCTCTCGGGGCAATCGGCGGCCAGTGCCAGCCTGCAAGCGACTCCGCCGCTGGGCTATCTGGAAGTGCACATCGAGCAGGGGCCGGTGCTGGAAGCCGAGAATCTGGCACTGGGTACCGTGACGGGTATCGCTGGCGCGCGTCGTTTTGCCGTCAACTTCGCCGGTCAGGCCGGCCATGCCGGCACCACACCGATGGCACTGCGTCAGGATGCGCTGTGTGCCGCGGCAGAGTGGACTCTGGCCGTCGAGACCCTGGCGCGTGAGGTCCAGACAGGCAAGCGCGCTGACATGCCGGATCACTCACTGGTGGCCACCGTGGGCTGTTGCGAGTTGCGTCCCGGTGCGGTGAATGTCATTCCCGGCGCCGCGGCGTTGAGTCTGGATATCCGTGCCCTGGACGATGCACAACGTGACCGGGCGCTGGAGGAGCTGCTGCAACAGGCCCATCAGATCGCCGAGCGTCGCGGCGTCACCTTCCGTTGCGAGCAGACCCACGCCGCGAATGCCGTCGCCTGTGATGAAGGGTTGATGCAGGCAGTGGATCTCGGTATCGCCGCCACCGGACAGGCGCCTTTCCGGCTGCCCAGCGGTGCCGGCCATGACGCCATGGCGGTGAGTCATCTGTGCCCGGTGGGCATGCTGTTCCTGCGCTGTGAGCGGGGGATCAGTCACCACCCTGCGGAGGCGGTGACGGAGGCGGATGTCGCCAGAGCACTGGCGGCCTTGATTGCCAGCATCGAGGCAGTGGCCGCCAGATATTCGTGTTGA
- a CDS encoding pyridoxal-phosphate-dependent aminotransferase family protein yields the protein MTPIPDQIHPPQRLLMGPGPINADPRVLRALSAPLIGQYDPAMTHYMNETMQLYRGVFETRNAATLLIDGTSRAGIEAVLVSLIRPGERVLVPIFGRFGHLLREIAERCGAQVHTLECEWGEVFRPEQIEAAIREVQPTLLALVQGDTSTTMCQPLEEIGAICRREGVLFYSDATASLAGNPLKTDEWGLDAVTAGLQKCLAGPSGSSPLTLSPRAVEVVHARRHVEAGISSGGDRLAEPGARIRSNYFDLSMVLDYWGALRLNHHTEATSMLYGARECARLLVNEGMDNAIARHALHGQAMVEGLKGLGLALFGDQAHRMNNVSAVRIPDGLDGEGLRRSMLEDFGIEIGTSFGPLHGKVWRLGVMGYNARRDTVLTTLAALEQTLRRGGVQCVAGGGVGAALDFYQEHQDQPAGERP from the coding sequence GTGACACCGATCCCTGACCAGATTCATCCCCCGCAGCGCCTCCTGATGGGCCCGGGCCCGATCAACGCGGACCCACGTGTGTTGCGTGCGCTGTCAGCGCCATTGATCGGCCAGTACGACCCCGCGATGACGCATTACATGAACGAGACGATGCAGCTCTATCGCGGCGTCTTCGAGACCCGGAACGCGGCGACCCTGTTGATCGATGGCACATCACGGGCCGGGATCGAGGCGGTGCTGGTCTCGTTGATCCGGCCGGGGGAGCGTGTACTGGTGCCGATCTTCGGCCGTTTCGGTCATCTGCTGCGCGAGATTGCCGAGCGCTGCGGTGCCCAGGTGCACACGCTGGAATGTGAGTGGGGCGAGGTCTTTCGTCCCGAGCAGATCGAAGCCGCCATTCGCGAGGTGCAGCCAACGCTTCTCGCGCTGGTACAGGGCGATACCTCGACCACCATGTGCCAACCGCTCGAGGAGATCGGTGCCATCTGTCGCCGTGAAGGCGTGCTCTTCTACAGCGATGCCACGGCCTCGCTGGCGGGCAATCCGCTCAAGACGGACGAGTGGGGGCTGGACGCCGTCACCGCTGGCCTGCAGAAATGTCTCGCCGGTCCGTCTGGCAGTTCGCCGCTGACGCTGTCGCCGCGTGCGGTGGAGGTGGTGCATGCACGTCGGCACGTCGAGGCCGGGATCAGCAGTGGGGGCGATCGACTGGCGGAGCCGGGCGCGCGTATTCGCTCCAACTATTTCGATCTTTCCATGGTGCTCGATTACTGGGGAGCGCTGCGCCTCAATCACCACACGGAGGCCACCAGCATGCTGTATGGCGCGCGCGAGTGTGCGCGACTGCTGGTCAACGAGGGCATGGACAACGCCATCGCGCGACATGCGTTGCACGGTCAGGCGATGGTCGAGGGACTCAAGGGGCTGGGGCTTGCGCTGTTCGGTGACCAGGCGCATCGCATGAACAACGTCAGCGCGGTGAGGATTCCGGATGGCCTGGATGGCGAGGGGCTGCGTCGCAGCATGCTGGAGGATTTCGGCATCGAGATAGGCACCAGCTTCGGGCCGCTGCACGGCAAGGTCTGGCGCCTCGGTGTGATGGGCTACAACGCGCGTCGCGATACGGTACTCACCACGCTGGCGGCGCTGGAGCAGACTCTGCGACGCGGTGGCGTCCAGTGTGTCGCCGGCGGTGGTGTCGGCGCGGCGCTGGACTTTTACCAAGAGCATCAGGACCAGCCGGCGGGAGAGCGGCCATGA
- a CDS encoding inositol monophosphatase family protein, whose protein sequence is MTLEQRLERATQLARDAGERMVKAREEQGFAHHYKKGDELVTDIDVAIDTFLAEALEAEFPEDARLTEELSPERDVIGTKGGLWVIDPIDGTVNFAHGLRHVAVSIAWCERGKIQMGVVHAPFLGETFTAIRGKGAWMNGESITVSETEDMSRALVATGFPYNRDSRPPLLKRLSAMLLVCQDVRRNGSAALDLCDVACGRLDAYYESVSPWDFAAGLLIAREAGARTGHLYRCPDGIPEELYGENIVVASPALHAPLKRLLEDADASSGLPGL, encoded by the coding sequence ATGACGCTGGAACAACGCCTGGAACGTGCAACGCAATTGGCCAGAGACGCGGGAGAACGCATGGTGAAAGCGCGCGAGGAGCAAGGGTTCGCGCACCACTACAAGAAAGGCGATGAGCTGGTCACGGACATCGATGTGGCGATCGACACCTTCCTTGCCGAGGCGCTCGAGGCCGAATTCCCTGAAGATGCACGCCTGACCGAGGAGCTATCGCCCGAGCGCGACGTCATCGGCACCAAGGGAGGCCTGTGGGTGATCGACCCCATCGACGGCACCGTCAACTTTGCTCACGGGCTGCGCCATGTGGCCGTCTCCATCGCCTGGTGCGAGCGTGGCAAGATCCAGATGGGGGTGGTCCACGCGCCCTTCCTCGGCGAGACCTTCACCGCCATTCGCGGCAAGGGAGCCTGGATGAATGGCGAGAGCATCACGGTCAGCGAGACCGAAGACATGAGCCGCGCACTGGTCGCGACCGGCTTCCCCTATAACCGGGACAGCCGTCCTCCCCTGCTCAAACGTCTCTCCGCCATGTTGCTGGTGTGTCAGGATGTCCGACGCAACGGCAGTGCCGCGCTGGATCTTTGCGATGTCGCCTGCGGCCGCCTGGATGCCTACTATGAGAGCGTCTCTCCCTGGGACTTTGCGGCGGGCCTGCTGATTGCCCGCGAAGCCGGCGCACGTACCGGTCACCTCTATCGTTGCCCGGACGGCATCCCCGAGGAGCTGTATGGCGAGAATATCGTGGTAGCCTCACCGGCCCTGCATGCACCGCTCAAGCGCCTGCTGGAAGATGCCGATGCCAGTTCCGGCCTGCCCGGGCTTTGA